The sequence below is a genomic window from Ipomoea triloba cultivar NCNSP0323 chromosome 10, ASM357664v1.
TGTTAAACTCTTCCTCTCATTattattgagttttttttttctttttaaaaataattacatttagataTTATTCATACTAATCTCAGAAGCTACGCTTCGAGAAAGCCAGTCATTCTAAGAATTGAATTCCTTACTTCACTCAAATCCCTTCCCTTTAACGTCCTCCCGTACCCGGTGCAGACGGAGAATGACATCATTTTCCGGGCGATTCTCCGGCCGGTGATCACGTGCGGCGGCACcatttcctcctcctcctcgccGAACAACTCCGCCTCCACATCCACGCACCGGAACCACGACTCCGCCGGAATATTCACCGGAAGAGAATTCGTCTCTCTCCTCTCCGCCGCCGCAGACATCTTAATCGTTCTCCTCCTCTGCTTCTTACTCCGCGATTCTCTCGAGTCGCCGGAGAAGCTCCGCTCCTCGTCAACGGCGTAGCCGTTATCGTTGACGCTCTCCGGGAACACGATCTCCGATTCGAGGAATTCTTCTGCCATGGCCGATGAGGAATTAGGTTTATGAAGTGGGAAAAGGGAGGGAAAGGGGAGGGATTTATAGGGGACGAGGCAGCATTCATTGATGACGTCGGCGTTGAGGGAGTTGAGTGTAGTCCCCGCTTTCTCTCTCTTGCAAGTTTtctgtttctctctctaaaaggTAAACTATAACTCGCCTTCGCTAGCTTAGCCGTAGCTAAGCCCTTTCTCGGCGCTACTTGCTTGCTTGCGAACAATAATTAATTGACTTGACTCTTTGGCTTATCTGTTTCTctaatttttgtatattcaaaagtcttttttattcttttaccTTTCACATTGTTTTTGTACTATAAGTAGTATTTTAACCACTTATTAGGTAAGCTATACACATTTAACTCGTTTTGTTAATTAGTACTCATATTTCAAACTcataattaaatacatttttacCAGTTCAACTTGATCCCTTATATTCAATAATACATTGCTACTTCTAGTTTTCTAATGTATTGATCAAAGATTTGCATAGAGGCATACTTTCCCacattttcattatatatatatatatatatatatatatatatatatatatattgcgggATTTGCGGTCAAGTTTCAGTACGACCAGATCTTAACATGCGACCGATGCGgctgcaccattaggtatgtaaGAAAGCACCGATAGTGTTAAAGAAATGCACAGCAATAAAATGCACTGCACTAAAGACGTTTTAGTAGTGTAAGAACTATTTCACACTTGCAGTTAATAGCAGTTGGACAAATAATTAGGTTGAATTTGAATGAGCTGAGCAGTGTAGTTGAATGCATGAATTGAATTTATGATGTTTAGATTATGATGCACGTGCCCCGGCCAATTCAAGATGGATGAAATAGTGTTCTAAAGGAGGAATAGGTGTGGGAAAATGTATGTGAATATATTAGTTGGGACTTGGGAGTATATATGTAATTAGGTAGAAATTCTCCAAAGTAAAAGTCTAGCTTAGGGGCTTAGCtttaagaaaaatgtttgtCATCTTagactgaatttttttttgataatacatttaatttatcTCATGCACGTGTGGTAGTCGTTGGGATAACGTAGAAAAAGATGTAGCAAGTGATTCCCCTAATTTCTTATCATTCTAGATGGgataaattaataatgtaatggAATAATGCATAAATTAATCATGGAATGGAATAATGCAAATAAACGTGGTCGCTATTTGAAGATACATAAGAGATAAAtcatattatgttaatatataagCAGCTTGCATGGAGAGTTgtacttgaaatcttgtgattACATATAAAATCTATCTCGAATGAGTCTAATTAAAACCGTTATTGATCTTGTGGTATGCGGATACTAGTGTAGTATGTGAAAAAAGCTGAATGAACTTTGACGATACTTTTTGATTCCAGTGATATTAAGTTGGAATTAATTTACAATCGAGTTACTATCGGTAACACTGATATAGAAACATTCTTATAAAGCGGTGAAGCGTCTTAGCTTATTCATTCATTAgattcaaatttaaaactttatttaaaaatataattttgcatatcgtgttgagcatataatatataaacataaatgtctaGTTTAATTATAAGGTTAACTTTTTAGTTATTATGAAGAAACACATCATTCAATTTAATATCAGAGTCGGACTCATAtgaaatataatgaatattatgaatTCAAACATACATATCTTTGAATTTACCGACCTCCAAGTCATTAGTCTGTAGTTGAATAATGGTCACAAAGTGAATTTCATTCATAACGCACTTTTAAATAACAGATTTTttcgtaaataaaaaaaaaaaattcatatattattatcaacAAAGATTGAGAGTCAACTTGATAATCCAAATACATACTGAGTTTTGAAAAGACACGAATAACCCCTTGAACAAAGACATTAACATAGAATAGTTCAACTAATAAAACCTACAATGAAGAAGTTTGTTTTCCCTTTGCTGACTTTACCTCTCAAATCCGTACAACGATTACACGGTTTTATTGAACGgggaaaatgttttctttgaAAATCACAGTAATTAATTCTAGTTACATGCATTAGCATATACGTCAAAAAATATTAGCCGATCCAGTGTGAATTTGCAATGCATAcaattaaaatagttttttttttttactgcggggtaaatgttaaaaaatgtaTTTACTTTTTAGGAATAAGTGTCAAATAAACCCTCAAACTATAGTGCATTGTGCAATTAGGTCCTTCAATTTCAAAAAGTTCCAATTAAGttctcaaacttgttattttgaagcaaatAAACCCTTTAACtcatttgtgacctgtaattgcaggtcaatCTAAATTCTGGCAATCCTCCAACCAAATTCCGGtgaccaaataaaaaaatggtTGAGGCGAGCTAACTTCGACTTTCTTTTAGACTTAGCTTGTCTCATAACCTTTCTCTGACCAACTTTATTACTTTCTCTTTAGCTATTGTTTCTGACTTTTCTCGTTTCAATTTGTGTTCATAAATCCTGAAAGTTgagtttcaaaaataaaaatagaaaactaaAGAAacgaaaattaataaataaataaataagttgagttacaaaaaaaagtaaaataaataaacaagccttaaattttattaatgttttgtATCATAGGATTCATCGCATAGCGAATGGCAATGATTGGATGTCTGGCTGTGAGCCgtggatttgaagctaaaagcAATGCAGCTCGGCGCACCGGACGGCTCATTATCCGCCCCGGTTCACGAGGGCTAATTATCCAGACACCTGTACAGGAAAATTTCAAACACGACAATCCAATTACAGGCTGACACGTGTGAGGGTGGCCCTCACACGCAACGCGGCACCCGGAATCCGAATTATTCTCTGCTTTCATGCCACGTCGCTTCTGCCCCGCCGCTGTTATCGTGTAGTAAATCACTTCTCTGATTGGCCACCAAGTCTCTCTTAATCAATTAAACAAGCAAACAAATCTCAATATGCAAGCCTATGTGTCTCtccttttattatttaattatttatttaatcatatcTCTCAATAATTTATCCCTAagaaatgtaattaattaacacGGAGAGGATTTGCATTAATGATATATGTTCTGATCTCAAGGTTGCTTCATTGATTGAATTAAATTGTCATTTATACaccaattatttttaattttatttttgtgacgAGGAAAACCTATAGTCACTATACAATGGAGTGCATGATGAGGTAAATCTCACAAATCAGATATGCGGGGTAAACCACACTCGACCAAAAGAGTGTTTACATGAATTGAAAACTCATGACATTCTGATATGAAAATCATGCTCCACCCATTCGACCATCTTTTTAGAGTTTTATACAACAAGTTTTGTACGACTTGGTAATAGTTTGATtcaaaattagtaaaaattcaATGGTAATGACCAAATATTAAGAGCTTATGATACtaaaaaaatgattgtaattctaattttattaacttaatCAATAGTTAATGACAATCAACTAGTTTAACATTTcacaactacttttagtttataatttataactttataactttttttttctttggaaaACAAAGAACTAAAGCAGAATAACTTCATTAAATACTTAAAAGATCAACAATACAATCAGGAAGGGAGAAAAATCAGGAACTCCGAATAGACAAAGAACCAGTCGCCTTTGCAAGAAAATGAGCTACATGAACAAAGTCATAGTGATATTTTCACATTTTGACTTgccattttaatttgattacattatattattgatatatatatttttttgtcaaCACTTATAATATTTTGCTAATTTAGTTCTAAGCTAGgataatagaaataaataaataaataaaaataaagtcaaGGATTTAAtgtgatcaatttaaaaagtATGACTAAATGTTAAAATGCTATTATAATCAGAAACTCAAATTATAATTAACTCCTAAAAAATGTATCATTTTATGTAGTTAAAACATGCCATATTATAATAGATCTAACAACTgttgaaattatataaaaatcaacTAATCAACCTCC
It includes:
- the LOC116031958 gene encoding uncharacterized protein LOC116031958, with the protein product MAEEFLESEIVFPESVNDNGYAVDEERSFSGDSRESRSKKQRRRTIKMSAAAERRETNSLPVNIPAESWFRCVDVEAELFGEEEEEMVPPHVITGRRIARKMMSFSVCTGYGRTLKGRDLSEVRNSILRMTGFLEA